A region of the Rhodothermus sp. genome:
TCCCCCGAAATGGCGAATAAAGAGTATGAATCCAGATGGGTTGTGCCTACATCAATGAGACATGTTGACCGTGAGGTAAATATAAAGATAGAAGAGTAGATCAGCCATGCCGCGCAGAATAAGTACATCCAGACGTCCCAGAGGAAGAAAACGCCGAGTTCGGGCACTAATTCGAAGTTCGCAGATCATCACCCCCTTCAGCAGCGGTTCGATTTTTACCACGCCTGGAGGAGTATCCGTGGTTATCTCTTCCCCTGCAGAGTGGCGTTATATAGATAAAAACAGAGAAGATGTGCATAAGGAGTATATTATTCATGACGCCCGACTAGAAGAATTTCTGGACGTGAAGGAATTACGTTTGCCTCCTGATCTGATAAAAGTTTACAGATTCCCACGCTGGCATTTCTGCAACAGGTGTGGGGTAATGAGAGAGCTGGGGATGTCAGAGTCACTGATGCGTCCTTCCTGTCCCGCTGAGAATTGTCCGGGTGAGATGGTGCAGGTTCGCTTTGTGGCGGTATGCAGGCGAGGACATCTCCAGGACGTGGACTGGAATGGATGGGTTCACCGGGGTGGACGATGTCCACACGGAGATACTACTCGTTTGAAATGGATATCCGGTGATCAGCCCGGTGTGAGGTGTGAAAACTGTGGACAATATCGTCCTGTCGAGCAGCTTGTCTGGCTGCCATTCGGGAATGGAGAAATACCCGGCTATCTGCGCTGCAGGGGAGAAATGCCCTGGCTGGGAAACAGGCGTGAGGAATGTAAGGAAAGGCTCATGTATACCCTGAAAAGAGCCTCCAACGTATGTTTTCCAGTGGTTAAAAGTTCAATAAATCTGAGTGGCATTCGGGAAGAAAGGTTGAGAGCGCTTGTGCGAATACTGGAGTCAAAGCAGACACTCTTAAGTCTTAATAATAATGAGTTTATCAATCTGATAAGAGAAATATGTAGCGATGACTTCAGAAAGCTGGGGCTGAACCCGGATACAATCAGCCCGGAAGAGCTTCTTTATGCAAAAGATATCGCCTGTGGTAAGCAACCACCTCCCTGGAAGGAAGCACGTCCGGATGAGGTTTTTCGCAAAATGGAATATGATCTGCTTCGGAGTGGTG
Encoded here:
- a CDS encoding DUF1998 domain-containing protein; its protein translation is MPRRISTSRRPRGRKRRVRALIRSSQIITPFSSGSIFTTPGGVSVVISSPAEWRYIDKNREDVHKEYIIHDARLEEFLDVKELRLPPDLIKVYRFPRWHFCNRCGVMRELGMSESLMRPSCPAENCPGEMVQVRFVAVCRRGHLQDVDWNGWVHRGGRCPHGDTTRLKWISGDQPGVRCENCGQYRPVEQLVWLPFGNGEIPGYLRCRGEMPWLGNRREECKERLMYTLKRASNVCFPVVKSSINLSGIREERLRALVRILESKQTLLSLNNNEFINLIREICSDDFRKLGLNPDTISPEELLYAKDIACGKQPPPWKEARPDEVFRKMEYDLLRSGDVSVPGLEIRQVPPAEVPDNLKEYFSHIARVEKMIETRVLVGFTRAVPEYSDQEELKRMLWGEERPDWLPATVVHGEGIFLEFSREKLQEWKEKYCDFIETRVNKLQNNQDRSLADAEGTHIFKVTLSEEFILIHTFAHMIINELVFECGYSSASLRERLYVGRDMTGVLIYTASGDAEGTLGGLVAMAEPTRFGGVVRRVLRRASWCSVDPVCSELGEQGGQGPDNCNLAACYACAMVPETACEHLNRWLDRGLVVGTPWNREAGFLADLNIT